In one Rhodococcus sp. B50 genomic region, the following are encoded:
- a CDS encoding FadR/GntR family transcriptional regulator — protein sequence MTLGKPVQRTNLIEQVTEQLRSEICSGRWKVGEKIPTEPQLCEFTGTGRNTVREAVQALVHTGMLERRQGSGTYVIASSDVTGTLGKYFATAHERDVLELRQALDVTAAVLAARRRTPDDVARLEQLLAERNRLFAGSDTDAAVAADVALHRGIVEASHNAVYLEFYDSLLPSIRRTIDRHVRVTGLGFEPEHTALVTAVIEGDEDATVEAARGLFAELVD from the coding sequence ATGACTTTGGGAAAACCTGTTCAGCGGACGAACCTGATCGAGCAGGTCACCGAGCAACTGCGCAGTGAGATCTGCAGCGGACGCTGGAAGGTCGGCGAGAAGATCCCCACCGAACCGCAGCTGTGCGAGTTCACCGGCACCGGACGCAACACCGTCCGCGAGGCCGTGCAGGCCCTCGTCCACACCGGCATGCTCGAACGCCGACAGGGCTCGGGCACCTACGTCATTGCGTCCTCCGACGTCACCGGCACCCTCGGCAAGTACTTCGCCACGGCTCACGAACGCGACGTCCTCGAACTGAGGCAGGCCCTCGACGTCACCGCCGCCGTCCTCGCCGCGCGCCGACGCACGCCCGACGACGTGGCCCGGCTCGAGCAGCTGCTCGCCGAGCGCAATCGCCTGTTCGCCGGTTCCGATACCGACGCCGCGGTGGCCGCCGACGTCGCGCTGCACCGCGGCATCGTCGAGGCCAGTCACAACGCGGTGTACCTCGAGTTCTACGACTCGCTGCTCCCGTCGATCCGACGCACCATCGACCGGCACGTCCGCGTCACGGGCCTGGGCTTCGAACCCGAACACACCGCGCTGGTGACGGCCGTGATCGAGGGCGACGAGGACGCCACCGTGGAGGCGGCGCGGGGGCTGTTCGCGGAACTCGTCGATTGA
- a CDS encoding NAD-dependent succinate-semialdehyde dehydrogenase yields MITQLWVGGVLTDSSTGTTFPVEDPATGELLAEVADASPADGARALDLAVAAQESWATTPPRQRGEILRRAFDLVTARADEFARTITSEMGKPLAEAHGEVNYGAEFLRWNAEEAVRIGGRTTTSPTGTGRILVTKEPVGPVLAVTPWNFPLAMATRKIGPALAAGCTIIVKPAAETPLTMLLLGQVFAEAGLPEGVLSILPTSDAAALTEPLLADPRLRKITFTGSTGVGKLLVRQSADRLLRTSMELGGNAPFVVFDDADLDAAVDGAMAAKMRNGGEACTAANRFYVAESVAEEFTAKLVARMESVKVGHGLDEGTDLGPLITSKQRARVHELVVDAVERGARLLTGGLIPDGPGTFYPPTVLDRVPADARVLREEIFGPVVALTTFTSEDEAVAAANDTEYGLAAYFYTRDLDRTMRVASALKAGMVGVNRGVISDVAAPFGGIKESGFGREGGTEGIEEYLETKYIAL; encoded by the coding sequence GTGATCACGCAGTTGTGGGTCGGTGGTGTCCTGACCGATTCGTCCACCGGCACGACCTTCCCCGTCGAGGATCCGGCGACCGGCGAACTTCTCGCCGAGGTCGCCGACGCCTCCCCGGCCGACGGTGCGCGCGCCCTCGACCTGGCCGTCGCCGCCCAGGAGTCGTGGGCGACGACCCCGCCGCGGCAACGCGGCGAGATCCTCCGCCGGGCGTTCGACCTCGTGACGGCACGTGCCGACGAGTTCGCCCGCACGATCACCTCGGAGATGGGCAAGCCCCTTGCCGAGGCGCACGGTGAGGTGAACTACGGGGCGGAGTTCCTCCGCTGGAACGCCGAGGAAGCGGTGCGGATCGGTGGGCGTACGACGACGTCGCCCACCGGCACGGGCCGCATCCTCGTCACCAAGGAGCCGGTGGGTCCGGTGCTCGCGGTGACCCCGTGGAATTTCCCCCTGGCCATGGCGACCCGCAAGATCGGCCCGGCCCTGGCTGCGGGTTGCACGATCATCGTCAAGCCGGCCGCCGAGACCCCGTTGACGATGCTGCTGCTCGGACAGGTCTTCGCCGAAGCAGGGCTGCCCGAAGGTGTGCTGTCGATCCTGCCGACCTCCGACGCCGCGGCCCTGACCGAGCCGCTCCTGGCCGATCCGCGCCTGCGGAAGATCACCTTCACCGGTTCCACCGGCGTCGGCAAGCTGCTGGTCCGCCAGTCTGCCGACCGACTGCTGCGCACCTCCATGGAACTCGGCGGCAACGCGCCGTTCGTGGTGTTCGACGACGCCGATCTCGACGCCGCGGTCGACGGCGCGATGGCCGCGAAGATGCGCAACGGCGGTGAGGCCTGTACTGCCGCCAACCGCTTCTACGTCGCCGAATCGGTGGCGGAAGAGTTCACCGCGAAGCTGGTCGCGCGGATGGAATCGGTGAAGGTCGGGCACGGCCTCGACGAGGGCACCGATCTCGGCCCGCTCATCACCTCGAAGCAGCGCGCCCGGGTGCACGAGTTGGTCGTCGACGCGGTCGAGCGCGGCGCACGCCTGCTCACCGGTGGACTCATCCCCGACGGTCCGGGCACCTTCTACCCGCCCACCGTCCTCGATCGGGTGCCTGCCGACGCGCGGGTGCTGCGGGAGGAGATCTTCGGTCCCGTCGTCGCCCTCACCACCTTCACGTCGGAGGACGAGGCCGTCGCCGCGGCGAACGACACCGAGTACGGGCTGGCCGCCTACTTCTACACCCGCGACCTCGACCGGACGATGCGCGTTGCGTCGGCGTTGAAGGCCGGGATGGTGGGCGTCAACCGTGGCGTCATCTCCGACGTCGCCGCGCCCTTCGGCGGCATCAAAGAGTCGGGCTTCGGACGCGAGGGCGGCACAGAAGGGATCGAGGAGTACCTCGAGACCAAGTACATCGCTCTCTGA
- a CDS encoding MFS transporter, which yields MISGVSLLRGRLLVFCAIAMSALVLRLAVTSFSPLAGQISEEIGFSSTVVGVFGMIPTAMFAAFGLATPALGRRWGLERTALIGMLMAGVGMATRALMTDTWSLLLLSGLALGGMGIGNVVIPPLVKRYFSDTLALVSSVYIVGVQLSTIVPAFVAVPLADAFGWRISLGVWALVGFAAALPWIWVLLRHRNADAGEVPPVDRNTSGRVWRSPVGWGMAGMFGMTSLVTYSMFTWIPDILADAGASPAFGGAMVGLFALLGLVSAFGAPSLCARMTNPFPVVVACAACFLIAFAGLLIAPMSAPILWVVLLGLGPSTFPMALTLINLRSRTHAGSAALSGFTQGVGYTVACLGPLLFGVFHDLTSGWAASFAFMTVAVAVLVTGAYQACKPRVVEDSWDARPISVG from the coding sequence ATGATTTCCGGCGTGAGTCTTCTTCGTGGTCGTCTGCTGGTGTTCTGTGCGATCGCGATGTCGGCCCTCGTGTTGAGACTCGCCGTCACCTCGTTCAGCCCGCTGGCCGGGCAGATCAGCGAGGAGATCGGCTTCTCGTCCACGGTCGTCGGCGTGTTCGGCATGATTCCGACCGCCATGTTCGCGGCCTTCGGTCTGGCCACTCCGGCGCTCGGCCGGCGATGGGGACTCGAACGCACCGCACTGATCGGGATGCTCATGGCGGGCGTGGGCATGGCGACCCGCGCCTTGATGACCGATACCTGGTCGTTGCTGCTCCTGTCGGGTCTCGCGCTGGGCGGGATGGGCATCGGCAACGTCGTCATCCCTCCTCTGGTCAAACGCTACTTCTCCGACACGCTGGCACTCGTCAGCTCGGTATACATCGTCGGCGTGCAGCTGAGCACCATCGTGCCCGCTTTCGTCGCGGTGCCCCTCGCCGACGCCTTCGGCTGGCGCATCTCGCTCGGAGTGTGGGCACTGGTGGGATTCGCGGCAGCGCTCCCGTGGATCTGGGTCCTGCTGCGTCATCGGAACGCCGATGCCGGGGAAGTGCCGCCGGTCGATCGGAACACGTCCGGCAGGGTGTGGCGTTCGCCGGTGGGCTGGGGGATGGCCGGCATGTTCGGCATGACGTCGCTCGTCACCTACTCGATGTTCACGTGGATCCCCGACATCCTCGCCGACGCCGGAGCCAGCCCGGCCTTCGGTGGCGCGATGGTGGGTTTGTTCGCCCTGCTCGGACTGGTCTCGGCCTTCGGTGCGCCGTCGCTGTGCGCGCGGATGACGAACCCGTTCCCGGTGGTCGTGGCATGCGCCGCGTGCTTCCTCATCGCGTTCGCCGGTCTGTTGATCGCACCGATGAGTGCCCCGATTCTGTGGGTCGTGCTGCTCGGGCTCGGACCCAGCACGTTCCCGATGGCGCTGACCCTGATCAACCTGCGCTCCCGCACCCACGCCGGATCCGCTGCTCTCTCGGGCTTCACCCAGGGCGTGGGGTACACCGTGGCGTGCCTGGGCCCGCTGTTGTTCGGCGTCTTCCACGACCTCACCTCCGGCTGGGCCGCTTCGTTCGCCTTCATGACGGTCGCCGTCGCCGTGCTGGTGACCGGCGCCTACCAGGCGTGCAAGCCGCGGGTGGTCGAGGACAGCTGGGATGCCCGCCCGATTTCGGTGGGTTAG